The Tachyglossus aculeatus isolate mTacAcu1 chromosome 4, mTacAcu1.pri, whole genome shotgun sequence genome contains a region encoding:
- the LOC119927165 gene encoding LOW QUALITY PROTEIN: vomeronasal type-2 receptor 26-like (The sequence of the model RefSeq protein was modified relative to this genomic sequence to represent the inferred CDS: inserted 1 base in 1 codon), with protein sequence MERDNLTDKKNKEAVLTSVWNESLGDPETLNSSLISTAAWCPVRDGDCPCILERNYSRGYYQDGDTVIGGLFSLDVLLTNLGDFANFTKMPLEFSYPLEYFNKHHQHIMALVFSVKEINKDPILLSNISLGYHLFNVHFQGLIATRSSMALISGTDGMISNYSCEXDGWDKLLAVIGGMSSAASTNDSWLLELHKLPQICYSPKDPTLTDKAQFPSVYQISASVPGLSSAMICLMKHFHWVWISLLITDDIGGELFAIVLTEEMAKNGICVAYVEKNGTKVYVKEGEFVPQAPAGHDLTLSEERITWDRVLSEARVIFFQCKEGSAITFYCILGYMGLLALFNLMVVFLVQNLPDSLKEIAFGITLSVVISTVLAKTVTVVLAFRATGPESRIRIWLGPTVPSSIVCICSLGQVVICMVCLRTYPRATIS encoded by the exons ACTGATAAGAAGAACAAAGAAGCG GTGCTCACCAGTGTGTGGAATGAATCCTTAGGGGACCCGGAAACACTGAACAGCTCTCTCATCTCTACCG CTGCCTGGTGTCCAGTGCGTGATGGTGACTGTCCCTGCATCTTGGAGAGAAATTATTCTAGGGGCTACTACCAGGATGGAGATACGGTGATTGGAGGACTCTTCTCTCTGGATGTGCTTTTGACTAATTTAGGTGACTTTGCGAACTTCACAAAAATGCCGCTTGAATTTTCCTATCCCTTAGA ATACTTCAACAAACACCACCAACATATCATGGCCCTGGTGTTTTCTGTgaaggagatcaacaaggacccAATCCTGTTATCCAATATTTCTCTGGGCTACCACCTCTTCAATGTCCACTTCCAGGGGCTGATCGCGACCAGAAGTTCCATGGCTCTGATCTCAGGGACAGACGGGATGATTTCCAACTACAGCTGTG CGGACGGGTGGGACAAACTACTGGCTGTCATAGGAGGGATGTCATCAGCAGCGTCCACGAACGACTCCTGGCTGCTGGAACTCCATAAGCTCCCCCAG ATCTGCTACAGCCCAAAGGACCCCACTCTCACAGATAAGGCGCAGTTCCCTTCTGTCTATCAGATCTCTGCGAGTGTCCCAGGTCTGTCTTCAGCAATGATATGTCTaatgaaacattttcactgggtCTGGATCAGCCTCTTGATCACTGATGACATTGGAGGGGAGCTGTTTGCTATAGTCCTAACAGAGGAGATGGCCAAGAATGGCATCTGTGTGGCTTATGTTGAAAAG AATGGCACCAAAGTCTACGTCAAAGAGGGAGAGTTCGTGCCCCAGGCCCCAGCTGGCCATGATTTGACCCTCAGTGAGGAGAGGATAACGTGGGACAGGGTGCTTTCTGAg GCCAGGGTCATTTTCTTTCAGTGCAAAGAGGGCTCTGCCATCACCTTCTACTGCATCCTGGGCTATATGGGGCTCCTGGCCTTGTTCAATCTCATGGTGGTCTTCCTGGTCCAGAACTTGCCAGACAGCCTCAAGGAG ATAGCCTTCGGAATCACCTTATCAGTGGTCATTTCCACTGTGTTAGCCAAGACGGTCACCGTGGTCCTAGCCTTCAGGGCCACAGGGCCGGAGAGCAGAATCAGGATATGGCTGGGGCCTACAGTGCCTTCCTCCATCGTCTGCATCTGCTCCCTGGGCCAAGTAGTCATCTGCATGGTCTGTCTGAGGACCTACCCCCGCGCCACCATTTCCTGA